In Opitutus sp., one genomic interval encodes:
- a CDS encoding glycosyltransferase, whose product MKIGIITPSYNQGRYLEATIKSIIEQSRPVDYYAIYDSCSTDETAEVLAKYKNHPLVSKIVIEKDRGQADALNRGFAEMPADIDVMAYLNSDDLLLSGALNQVFQAFCKNPDVSIISGERYIIGRRGRLVMHQRIIPMVGSDAYSGISLFQEATFWKSNLYRSAGGFIDLSYRFAMDYDLFLRMMRVGWSMHYINSPLGAFRVHELSKTSSMLNNLGLKEINELRQRYGYSKLSFGDWVEGARGIRLKHYGIWGLFKHRLQALLLRFLVLRVYA is encoded by the coding sequence GTGAAAATTGGCATCATCACGCCCAGCTACAACCAGGGCCGTTACCTCGAAGCAACCATCAAGTCGATCATCGAGCAGTCGCGCCCTGTGGATTATTACGCAATTTATGATTCGTGCTCAACAGATGAAACCGCTGAAGTCTTGGCGAAATACAAAAACCATCCCTTGGTGAGTAAAATCGTTATCGAGAAAGATAGAGGGCAGGCGGATGCGCTGAATAGGGGGTTTGCAGAAATGCCTGCCGATATCGACGTTATGGCTTATTTGAACTCGGATGACTTGTTATTGTCGGGTGCACTGAATCAGGTTTTCCAGGCATTTTGTAAAAACCCTGATGTATCAATAATCAGCGGGGAGCGCTACATTATTGGTCGTCGGGGCCGTTTAGTAATGCATCAGCGTATTATTCCAATGGTTGGTAGTGATGCATATTCCGGTATTTCACTTTTCCAGGAAGCGACTTTTTGGAAGTCTAATTTATACCGTAGTGCTGGAGGCTTCATTGATTTGTCGTACCGATTCGCGATGGATTATGATTTATTTCTTAGGATGATGCGAGTTGGGTGGTCTATGCATTATATCAATTCACCACTTGGCGCGTTTCGGGTTCATGAATTGTCTAAAACATCCAGTATGCTTAATAATTTGGGCCTCAAGGAGATTAATGAATTGCGACAAAGGTATGGGTATTCTAAATTGAGTTTTGGGGATTGGGTGGAGGGGGCACGTGGTATTAGGCTAAAGCACTATGGTATTTGGGGTTTGTTTAAGCATAGGCTCCAGGCGTTACTATTACGGTTTTTAGTTTTAAGAGTCTATGCTTAA